CAAAATTCTGCTGCTTTATCATTAGGAGAAAATTCATTATTAGCACTATGAGGACGTTTAGTATCATAAAATCCGTCAATATAAGACATTATAGACTGCTTTACGTCTTCTAATTGCAAAAACTTTCGCCTACTTATTTCCTCTTTCTTCAAAAATTTAAAAAAAGACTCTGCAACTGCATTATCATATGGGCAAGCAGTATTTGAAAGTGATTGCAAGAAATTTATGCTATCAAGTAATTGTCGGA
Above is a genomic segment from Synergistaceae bacterium containing:
- a CDS encoding integrase core domain-containing protein, which produces RQLLDSINFLQSLSNTACPYDNAVAESFFKFLKKEEISRRKFLQLEDVKQSIMSYIDGFYDTKRPHSANNEFSPNDKAAEFWTKI